A genomic segment from Syngnathus scovelli strain Florida chromosome 3, RoL_Ssco_1.2, whole genome shotgun sequence encodes:
- the hira gene encoding protein HIRA, with translation MKLLKPSWVSHNGKPIFSVDIHPDGTKFATGGQGEDSGKVMIWNMAPVLREEDEKNENVPKMLCQMDNHLACVNCVRWSNNGLYLASGGDDKLVMVWKRAAFIGPSTVFGSSSKLANVEQWRCVTILRNHTGDVMDVAWSPHDVWLASCSVDNTIVIWNARKFPEMVMCLRGHTGLVKGLTWDPVGKYIASQADDHSLKVWRTVDWQMEANITKPFSECGGTTHVLRLSWSPDGQYLVSAHAMNNSGPTAQIVERDGWKTNMDFVGHRKAVTVVKFNPKIFKKKQKNGGSSKPSCPYCCCAVGSKDRSLSVWLTSLKRPLVVIHDLFDKSIMDISWTLTGLGMLVCSMDGTVAYLDFSLDELGDPLSEEEKNTIHQNIYGKSLAITNTQEPQLATTIIENPEMLKYQQERQSSAQNNCTVASADSSAPKLNSVMNGESLEDIRKNLLKKQVETRTADGRRRITPLCIAQLDTGDFSPALFNSVPILPSSLSNQLAPQLSTDSSQGQAVAAAPSQGGLRTNLDTELATLPPPANAAAKGLEDTKDQVLPSSVKASLLLASASKMEPMKALDSRFTERSKTTPGVPAAISSTAGLPPLDRSKDVAASVLKDTKAKEDTSSDSEDKMAAINKNLTLCKRKPEPMMLDAAEVVEKRKKGRPRKDKMAPPTLSQAFTQLIPPPEREPVRAATVVVTPQAPAPAAVLKLPTPSVQKSFSLQVSMEPAVFLEVENEVTSAAGSRLSQLRCSRDGREWNTLLTSSVVAAAGSSEVLAVACRDGMLSVFSSCGRRLLPSILLPSPVSALNCSAHFVMALTAGATLSVWDVQKQKALVKNESLATILSGSEVTVSQSLLTQRGVPVIGLSNGKSFCFSLSLETWTLIADQGDCLVQCADFRSCLPTQDAPGSSGPLATMQGRNLNAGRMASRLSAAPHHLQQSMTLAFLENQLAAALTLQSAPEYRYWLLIYARFLVNEGSEFRLRELCKELLGPVHKSPATAWEATTLGLRKRELLQEVLPVIGENLRFQRLFTEYQDQLEQLRSK, from the exons ATGAAGCTGCTGAAGCCGAGCTGGGTGAGCCACAACG GCAAACCCATCTTCTCTGTTGATATTCACCCAGATGGAACCAAATTTGCAACCGGCGGGCAAG GGGAGGATTCGGGGAAGGTGATGATTTGGAACATGGCGCCTGTCCTTCGCgaggaagatgagaaaaatgagaaTGTTCCCAAAATGCTTTGCCAGATGGACAATCATCTAG CATGTGTGAACTGCGTGCGCTGGTCCAACAACGGCCTGTACCTTGCATCGGGAGGGGATGACAAGCTGGTGATGGTGTGGAAACGAGCTGc GTTCATCGGTCCGAGTACGGTGTTTGGCTCAAGCAGCAAACTGGCCAACGTGGAGCAGTGGAGATGTGTCACCATTCTGAGGAACCACACTGGAG ATGTGATGGACGTGGCCTGGTCTCCCCACGACGTGTGGCTGGCGTCATGCAGCGTGGACAACACCATCGTCATCTGGAACGCACGCAAATTCCCCG AAATGGTGATGTGCCTGCGGGGCCACACGGGCCTGGTCAAGGGCCTGACGTGGGACCCGGTGGGCAAGTACATCGCTTCGCAGGCTGACGACCACAGCCTGAAAGTGTGGAGGACGGTGGACTGGCAGATGGAGGCCAACATCACCAAGCCTTTCAGCGAG TGCGGCGGCACCACGCACGTCCTGCGTCTGTCGTGGTCGCCTGACGGCCAGTACCTGGTGTCTGCGCACGCTATGAACAACTCGGGACCCACGGCACAGATCGTGGAGCGGGACGGCTGGAAGACCAACATGGACTTTGTGGGCCACAGGAAAGCCGTCACGGTGGTG aAATTTAACCCAAAGATCTtcaagaagaagcagaagaacGGTGGCTCTTCGAAGCCCAGTTGTCCTTACTGCTGCTGCGCTGTGGGCAGCAAAGACCGCTCGCTCTCCGTCTGG CTGACCTCTCTTAAGCGCCCCCTGGTGGTCATCCACGATTTGTTTgacaaatccatcatggacatttCCTG gaCTCTGACGGGTTTGGGCATGTTGGTGTGTTCCATGGATGGTACCGTGGCCTACTTGGACTTCTCACTGGACGAACTAGGGGACCCGCTCAGCGAGGAGGAAAAG AACACCATCCACCAGAACATCTACGGCAAGAGCCTGGCTATTACCAACACGCAGGAGCCGCAGCTGGCCACCACCATCATCGAGAACCCGGAGATGCTCAAGTACCAGCAGGAAAGGCAGAGCTCGGCCCAGAACAACTGTACAGTGGCCAGTGCGGATTCCTCGGCCCCTAAGCTCAACAGCGTCATGAACGGGGAGTCTCTGGAGGACATCAGGAAG AACCTGCTGAAGAAGCAGGTGGAAACCCGAACCGCCGACGGCAGAAGACGGATCACACCGCTGTGTATCGCTCAACTGGACACTGG GGACTTCTCCCCGGCGCTCTTCAACAGCGTTCCCATCTTGCCGTCCTCCTTGTCCAACCAGCTGGCCCCTCAACTCAGCACCGACTCTAGCCAGGGACAGGCGGTGGCAGCGGCTCCCTCGCAGGGAGGGCTGCGGACCAACCTGGAcaccgagctcgccacgcttccGCCGCCCGCCAACGCGGCTGCCAAGGGACTGGAGGACACCAAGGACCAGGTCCTCCCATCCAGCGTCAAGGCCAGTCTTCTGCTGGCGTCCGCCTCCAAGATGGAACCTATGAAGGCCTTGGACTCCAGGTTCACAGAAAGATCCAAGACCACGCCGGGTGTCCCCGCCGCCATCTCCTCCACTGCCGGCCTGCCGCCGCTCGACAG GTCCAAAGATGTGGCGGCGTCCGTGCTGAAGGACACAAAAGCTAAAGAGGACACCAGCAGCGACAGCGAGGACAAGATGGCCGCTATCAACAAAAACCTGACCTTGTGTAAACGCAAACCTGAGCCCATGATGTTGGACGCCGCCGAGGTGGTGGAGAAGCGCAAGAAGGGACGGCCTCGGAAGGACAAAATGGCGCCGCCCACCTTGAGCCAGGCATTCACgcag TTAATTCCTCCCCCCGAGCGGGAGCCCGTCAGGGCGGCAACGGTGGTGGTGACTCCGCAAGCTCCAGCACCAGCGGCTGTCCTCAAGCTGCCGACACCCAGCGTCCAGAAGTCCTTCAGCTTGCAG GTGAGCATGGAGCCGGCGGTCTTTCTGGAGGTGGAGAACGAGGTGACGTCGGCGGCGGGCTCCAGGCTCAGCCAGCTGCGATGCTCCCGAGACGGCCGTGAGTGGAACACGTTGTTGACCAGTTCCGTTGTGGCCGCTGCGGGGAGCAG CGAGGTCCTGGCCGTGGCGTGCCGAGACGGGATGTTGTCGGTGTTCTCGTCGTGCGGCCGCCGCCTGCTGCCGTCCATCCTGTTGCCATCGCCCGTGTCCGCCCTCAACTGCTCGGCCCACTTCGTCATGGCGCTGACTGCCGGGGCCACGCTGTCCGTGTG GGACGTCCAGAAGCAGAAGGCTTTGGTCAAAAACGAGTCCCTGGCGACCATTTTGTCTG GTTCAGAGGTGACTGTGTCTCAGTCTTTGCTGACTCAGCGGGGCGTCCCTGTTATCGGTCTGTCCAACGGCAAGTCCTTCTGCTTCAGCTTGTCTCTGGAGACGTG GACGCTGATCGCGGATCAAGGAGATTGTCTGGTCCAGTGCGCCGACTTCAGGAGCTGCCTCCCTACCCAGGATGCGCCTGGCTCCTCGGGGCCTCTGGCCACCATGCAGGGACGCAACCTCAA CGCCGGCCGCATGGCGTCCCGTCTGTCGGCCGCCCCGCACCACCTTCAGCAGAGCATGACTTTGGCCTTCCTGGAGAACCAGCTGGCGGCAGCTCTCACGCTGCAGTCGGCGCCCGAGTATCGCTACTGGCTGCTCATCTATGCACGCTTCCTCGTCAACGAAG GTTCTGAGTTTCGGCTTCGAGAACTTTGTAAGGAGCTTCTGGGTCCTGTTCACAAGTCTCCTGCGACAGCCTGGGAGGCCACCACACTG GGTTTGCGAAAGCGGGAGTTGTTACAGGAAGTCCTGCCCGTCATCGGAGAAAACCTGCGATTCCAAAGACTGTTCACAGAGTACCAGGACCAGCTGGAGCAGCTGCGCAGCaaataa
- the slc2a8 gene encoding solute carrier family 2, facilitated glucose transporter member 8, giving the protein MDIQHEQSRLLDADGRDDGDPTGLMSEQDAYLSKVSNKKLYLATLASVLGPMSFGFVLGYSSPAIPELARSPDPRLRLNEVQASWFGSVVTLGAAAGGLLTGWMVDKAGRKLTLMFCSLPFVFGFTVIIAAQNVWTLYIGRLLTGLASGGASLVVPLYISEMAHERVRGTLGSCVQLMVVFGIMGVYLAGLFVDWRWLAVCGAVPPTLLISSMCFMPETPRFLLSQGKRREAEEALRFLRGPQAAVEWECARIEEACDQQGPSFRAADLKDAAVYKPLVIGVMLMFFQQMSGINAVMFYAQNIFEQAHFKESQLASVMVALVQVVFTGVAALIMDKAGRKVLLVISGMAMVISTAAFGLYFYLMSRSSSPEEHHANMAWLALTSMAVFITGFALGWGPIPWLVMSEIFPVKVRGFASSVCVLTNWGMAFIITKSFQDMMTLLTSAGTFWLFSCMCLLSVVFTVVFVPETKGRTLEQIEANFQGTAGP; this is encoded by the exons ATGGACATCCAGCACGAGCAGAGTCGGCTTCTGGATGCTGACGGTCGAGATGATGGCGATCCCACAGGGCTCATGTCCGAACAGGACGCTTATCTTAG CAAAGTAAGCAACAAGAAGTTGTACCTGGCCACCTTGGCATCCGTGCTGGGGCCCATGAGCTTCGGTTTTGTGCTGGGCTACAGCTCGCCCGCTATTCCGGAGTTGGCCAGGAGCCCGGACCCCCGACTGCGATTGAACGAGGTCCAGGCGTCCTGGTTTGGG TCGGTGGTGACGCTGGGGGCGGCAGCCGGCGGCCTGCTGACCGGCTGGATGGTGGACAAGGCGGGCAGGAAGCTGACACTCATGTTCTGCTCGCTGCCCTTCGTCTTCGGCTTCACTGTCATCATCGCTGCCCAGAACGTGTGGACGCTCTACATTGGACGCTTGCTCACGGGGCTCGCCAGCGGAGGCGCCTCCCTCGTTGTACCG CTGTACATCTCAGAGATGGCTCACGAGCGTGTGCGAGGAACGCTGGGCTCGTGCGTGCAGCTGATGGTTGTGTTCGGCATCATGGGAGTTTACCTGGCTG GTCTGTTTGTGGACTGGCGCTGGCTGGCGGTGTGCGGGGCCGTGCCGCCCACGCTGCTGATTTCGTCCATGTGCTTCATGCCGGAGACGCCTCGCTTCTTGCTGTCGCAAGGCAAGCGGCGTGAGGCAGAGGAGGCACTGCGCTTTCTGCGGGGGCCTCAGGCGGCCGTGGAGTGGGAGTGTGCCCGCATTGAGGAGGCCTGTGACCAACAG GGTCCCAGCTTCCGAGCGGCGGATCTGAAGGATGCGGCCGTGTACAAACCGCTGGTCATCGGCGTGATGTTGATGTTCTTCCAGCAGATGTCAGGCATCAACGCCGTCATGTTTTACGCGCAGAACATTTTTGAGCAGGCGCACTTCAAG GAGAGCCAACTGGCCTCAGTGATGGTGGCCTTAGTTCAGGTGGTCTTCACCGGCGTGGCGGCCCTCATCATGGACAAAGCGGGAAGGAAAGTGTTGCTTGTCATTTCAG GCATGGCCATGGTGATAAGCACGGCAGCGTTTGGGCTTTACTTCTACTTGATGTCCAGAAGCTCCTCGCCAGAAGAACATCACGCCAACATGGCCTGGTTGGCCCTCACCAGCATGGCTGTCTTCATCACAG GCTTCGCCTTGGGTTGGGGTCCCATTCCGTGGTTGGTGATGTCTGAGATCTTCCCGGTGAAAGTCCGTGGCTTCGCCAGCTCTGTGTGCGTGCTGACCAACTGGGGCATGGCTTTCATCATCACCAAGAGCTTCCAGGACATGATG ACTCTTCTCACCAGTGCGGGAACTTTCTGGCTCTTCTCGTGCATGTGCCTCCTCAGCGTGGTCTTCACTGTTGTATTTGTGCCGGAAACTAAAGGGCGGACACTGGAGCAGATCGAGGCCAACTTCCAGGGAACGGCAGGACCGTGA
- the mymk gene encoding protein myomaker, whose translation MGAYIAKMLLPTVSSVVFLPAASVAAKRGFHMEAMVYFFTMFFSTIYHACDGPGLTIICFMKYDILEYFSVYGTALSMWVTLIALGDFDEPQRSSMTMFGVLSIAVRIYQDRWGYGIYSGPIGSAVFIITVKWLQKMKELRAVYPEKRVYTQQVGPGCCFGALALMLRFYFEEWDYAYVHSFYHLSLSVSFVLLLPKKNRYAGSGRNAAKLSCWTLCCCSLSPASYKEKKHTPEKKDTPEKQDTLAKDKKKKGSACRSLLNAFKVSEKTPVLPVFSPAPATPVKGTSISKLKEINGWK comes from the exons ATGGGCGCCTACATCGCCAAGATGTTGCTGCCCACCGTCAGCAGCGTGGTGTTCCTGCCGGCCGCCAGCGTGGCTGCCAAGCGAGGTTTCCACATGGAGGCCATGGTCTACTTCTTCACCATGTTCTTCAGCACG ATCTATCACGCCTGCGACGGGCCTGGCCTGACCATCATATGCTTCATGAAGTACGACATCCTCGAGTACTTTAGCGTGTACGGCACGGCACTGTCCATGTGGGTCACGCTCATCG CTTTGGGGGACTTTGACGAGCCTCAGCGTTCCAGCATGACCATGTTCGGAGTTCTGAGCATCGCCGTGCGGATCTACCAGGACCGCTGGGGGTACGGGATCTACTCGGGCCCCATCGGATCGGCCGTCTTCATCATCACCGTCAAATGG CttcagaagatgaaggagctgcGAGCGGTGTACCCCGAAAAGCGCGTTTACACCCAGCAGGTCGGTCCTGGCTGCTGTTTCGGCGCTTTGGCCCTCATGCTACGCTTCTACTTTGAG gaGTGGGACTACGCCTACGTGCACAGCTTCTACCACCTGTCGTTGTCCGTGTCCTTTGTCCTGCTGCTGCCGAAGAAGAACCGCTACGCCGGCTCGGGCCGCAACGCCGCCAAGCTCAGCTGCTGGACACTATGCTGCTGC AGCTTGTCACCGGCCTCCTACAAGGAAAAGAAACATACGCCAGAGAAAAAAGACACGCCGGAGAAACAAGACacgttggcgaaggacaagaagaagaaaggcTCAGCGTGTCGCTCGCTTCTGAACGCCTTCAAGGTGTCCGAAAAGACCCCCGTGTTGCCCGTCTTCTCTCCTGCGCCGGCCACACCCGTCAAAGGCACCAGCATCAGCAAGCTGAAGGAGATCAACGGATGGAAGTGA